A part of Thermococcus sp. SY098 genomic DNA contains:
- the gcvH gene encoding glycine cleavage system protein GcvH — translation MIEVGEYKVKEGLYYTKEHEWAQVLDDGTVLVGISDYAQKELGDVAYVELPEVGKEVSQGDVLCEIESVKAVSEVYAPVSGEIVEVNGELEDSPEKINEDPYGAWIAKIKPSNLEEDLKNLMTAEQYAEYLKSL, via the coding sequence ATGATTGAGGTAGGCGAATATAAGGTTAAAGAAGGGTTATACTACACAAAGGAGCACGAATGGGCTCAGGTTTTAGACGACGGGACGGTTCTTGTCGGAATAAGTGACTACGCTCAAAAAGAGCTTGGTGATGTTGCATACGTTGAGCTCCCAGAAGTTGGAAAAGAAGTTTCACAAGGGGATGTTCTCTGTGAAATTGAAAGCGTCAAGGCTGTGAGCGAAGTTTACGCTCCAGTCAGCGGTGAAATTGTCGAAGTTAATGGAGAGCTTGAGGATTCTCCGGAGAAAATCAACGAGGATCCATACGGGGCATGGATCGCAAAGATTAAGCCGTCAAACCTTGAAGAGGACTTAAAGAATCTCATGACTGCCGAGCAGTATGCAGAATACTTGAAGAGCCTCTGA
- a CDS encoding ABC transporter permease, translating to MQEEYKKSILDKLADKIVYGLGSFISLFKKGWKEKNKSKMEEWRLMLYALNRSPPALIGLFLVILFILVGIFGPRLAHWRYNFFPMLYTKSYDKIVLAPPGSKFVLDYYNNTVITFPLGSDHYGRDLLSLILSGARTSFVISIIVISLGVPLGIILGLIAGYYGGKVDELIMRITDMFLAFPALILAIALSAVLPERIQNFISTHEAVQKFVLWLFALDVREAGNLGRLLAVILAMIIVWWPAYARITRGSTLTEKEKLYIEAARAIGLPARTIMFKHILPNIIGPILVYITLDFGGVILMEAGLSFLGLGATPPIADWGRIVYDGAQYFPKAWWLVFYPGLVVMLVALGWNLLGDGLRDILDPKTRRSIEFKVKKSKKEGEANA from the coding sequence ATGCAAGAGGAATACAAAAAGAGCATTTTGGATAAGCTTGCAGACAAAATTGTTTATGGATTGGGTTCGTTCATAAGCTTATTCAAAAAGGGCTGGAAAGAAAAGAACAAATCAAAGATGGAAGAATGGCGCTTAATGCTTTACGCTCTTAACAGATCCCCACCTGCCCTGATTGGGCTGTTCCTTGTGATTCTGTTCATCTTAGTAGGAATCTTTGGACCAAGGTTAGCACACTGGAGGTACAACTTCTTCCCGATGCTCTATACAAAGAGCTATGATAAAATCGTCTTAGCGCCACCAGGAAGCAAATTTGTCCTTGACTACTACAATAATACTGTAATAACCTTCCCCCTTGGTTCGGATCACTATGGTAGAGATCTGCTGAGTTTAATCCTGAGCGGTGCCAGGACAAGCTTTGTAATCTCAATAATAGTCATATCCCTTGGGGTACCTCTTGGGATAATCCTTGGACTCATAGCAGGTTATTACGGGGGAAAAGTTGACGAGCTAATAATGCGTATAACAGATATGTTTCTTGCATTTCCAGCGTTGATCTTGGCAATTGCACTGTCTGCAGTGCTCCCCGAAAGAATCCAGAATTTTATTTCCACACACGAGGCTGTGCAAAAATTTGTGTTGTGGTTATTTGCCTTAGATGTTAGAGAAGCTGGAAACCTCGGAAGACTTTTGGCGGTCATATTGGCGATGATCATCGTTTGGTGGCCAGCTTATGCAAGAATAACGAGAGGGTCAACTCTAACAGAAAAGGAGAAGCTGTACATAGAAGCAGCAAGGGCTATAGGACTGCCAGCGAGAACAATAATGTTCAAACATATACTGCCAAACATAATTGGGCCCATACTGGTGTACATAACACTTGATTTCGGTGGAGTAATCCTTATGGAAGCTGGATTGAGCTTTCTTGGATTAGGTGCAACTCCCCCAATAGCTGACTGGGGTAGAATAGTTTATGATGGAGCTCAGTACTTCCCGAAGGCATGGTGGCTGGTGTTCTATCCAGGATTGGTTGTCATGCTTGTGGCATTGGGCTGGAACCTGCTGGGTGACGGTCTCAGAGACATACTTGATCCAAAGACAAGAAGGAGCATTGAGTTCAAAGTGAAGAAGAGCAAGAAGGAGGGTGAGGCAAATGCCTGA
- a CDS encoding sulfide/dihydroorotate dehydrogenase-like FAD/NAD-binding protein: MYKILERKEIAMRNVWFKVHAPHIVRKLQPGQFIIVRAFENGERVPLTPVTWSREEGWIGLIVFTRGKTTMQINTELKEGDYFLNIAGPLGNPAPMENYGKILAIGLYTGIVEVFPIARAWQEIGNEVHTLQVTFEPMILLKDELEKTVSKHTAVGVPLNPERSFPENMKNVTAKAREIVRDMIRKLKPDLVFMVGPVGDQKVIFEVVKEFNVPMLVDLHPIMVDGTGMCGACRVTVGGKVRFACVDGPTFNAYEVDFDELIKRSGYYKDLEMRAMQEYMQKLQGGAQ, encoded by the coding sequence GTGTACAAGATCTTAGAAAGAAAGGAAATTGCAATGAGAAATGTCTGGTTTAAAGTTCACGCTCCACACATAGTTAGAAAACTCCAACCAGGCCAGTTTATAATTGTTAGAGCTTTCGAAAATGGGGAAAGGGTACCCCTTACGCCAGTCACGTGGAGCAGGGAGGAGGGATGGATAGGGCTTATTGTATTCACAAGAGGAAAAACAACGATGCAGATAAACACTGAGCTCAAAGAAGGGGATTATTTCCTTAACATTGCTGGTCCGCTTGGTAACCCAGCTCCGATGGAAAACTACGGAAAAATACTTGCTATAGGCTTGTATACGGGTATAGTCGAAGTGTTTCCAATAGCAAGAGCATGGCAAGAAATTGGAAATGAAGTTCATACCCTTCAGGTCACCTTCGAACCCATGATCCTCTTAAAAGATGAACTCGAAAAGACTGTTTCAAAACACACTGCTGTAGGTGTTCCGCTTAATCCAGAGAGGAGCTTCCCCGAAAACATGAAAAATGTAACCGCCAAGGCAAGAGAAATAGTCAGAGACATGATAAGAAAACTTAAACCAGATTTAGTGTTTATGGTTGGGCCAGTTGGTGATCAAAAAGTGATTTTTGAAGTTGTCAAGGAATTCAATGTTCCAATGCTTGTTGATCTACATCCGATTATGGTTGACGGAACTGGTATGTGTGGCGCTTGTAGAGTAACAGTAGGAGGGAAGGTGAGATTCGCTTGTGTTGATGGTCCAACTTTCAATGCATATGAAGTTGATTTTGACGAGCTGATCAAGAGGTCTGGCTATTATAAAGATTTGGAGATGAGAGCTATGCAAGAATATATGCAAAAGCTTCAAGGGGGTGCACAGTGA
- the gltA gene encoding NADPH-dependent glutamate synthase codes for MAKRKLIKNRVPTPERSAYERIKSFEEVNLGYDFDLALMEAERCLQCPEKYAPCIKGCPVNINIPAFIAKIKEGDIKGALEVIWACNSLPAITGRVCPQEDQCEGVCVMGKVGDPINIGKLERFVADYAREKGIDDELLMEIIPKIEKKEQKIAVVGAGPAGLTCAAELAKMGYKVTIFEALHKPGGVLIYGIPEFRLPKQIVKKELKKLELLGVKIKTDHIVGRTVTIPELIEEYDAVFISTGAGTPKLPEVPGINLNGIYSANEFLTRVNLMKAYKFPEYDTPIKVGKKTIVIGAGNTAMDAARTALRLGSDVTIAYRRGREDMTARIEEIHHAEEEGVKFMFFVSPLEFIGDEHGNVKAVKFMKTKVLDEKESNGKRKIIPTGETITVEADTVIIAIGQVPNKIIWKTTPGLEITEKGTIVVDENLMTSIPGVFAGGDAIRGEATVILAMGDGRKAAKAIHEYLQRKSENA; via the coding sequence ATGGCAAAGAGAAAGCTCATAAAAAACAGAGTCCCTACCCCCGAAAGATCGGCTTATGAGAGAATCAAGAGTTTTGAAGAGGTCAATTTAGGATACGATTTTGATCTTGCTTTAATGGAGGCTGAGCGTTGCCTGCAGTGTCCAGAAAAATACGCTCCATGTATTAAAGGTTGTCCCGTAAACATAAACATTCCCGCCTTCATAGCCAAGATTAAAGAAGGGGACATTAAAGGAGCCTTAGAAGTCATTTGGGCTTGTAATTCTTTGCCTGCCATAACTGGTAGGGTTTGCCCCCAAGAAGACCAATGCGAAGGCGTCTGCGTAATGGGCAAAGTAGGCGACCCAATAAACATAGGAAAACTCGAAAGATTCGTAGCAGACTACGCAAGAGAAAAAGGGATAGACGACGAGCTTTTAATGGAAATCATACCCAAAATCGAAAAGAAAGAGCAAAAAATAGCTGTTGTTGGAGCAGGACCAGCAGGCTTAACCTGTGCAGCAGAACTAGCAAAAATGGGCTACAAAGTTACAATCTTCGAAGCCCTCCACAAACCCGGAGGAGTCCTAATATACGGAATCCCAGAATTCAGACTACCAAAACAAATCGTGAAAAAAGAACTCAAGAAGCTTGAGCTTTTAGGTGTTAAGATAAAGACAGACCATATAGTTGGAAGAACCGTAACAATCCCAGAGCTCATTGAAGAATATGATGCAGTGTTTATTTCTACAGGTGCTGGAACGCCCAAACTTCCAGAAGTGCCTGGAATAAACCTCAACGGAATTTATTCAGCCAACGAGTTTCTTACAAGGGTTAATCTAATGAAAGCATATAAGTTCCCAGAATACGACACCCCAATAAAAGTGGGCAAAAAGACAATAGTGATTGGTGCCGGAAATACAGCGATGGATGCTGCAAGGACTGCTCTAAGGCTTGGAAGCGATGTCACAATAGCGTACAGGAGAGGAAGAGAGGATATGACAGCAAGAATTGAGGAGATCCATCACGCTGAGGAAGAAGGTGTGAAGTTTATGTTCTTTGTGAGTCCATTAGAGTTCATTGGAGACGAACACGGCAATGTCAAGGCTGTTAAATTCATGAAAACGAAAGTGCTTGATGAAAAAGAATCCAATGGAAAGAGAAAAATTATCCCAACAGGTGAAACAATAACAGTCGAAGCTGATACGGTGATTATAGCAATTGGACAAGTTCCAAACAAGATAATCTGGAAGACAACGCCCGGCTTGGAGATTACAGAGAAAGGGACTATTGTAGTGGATGAGAATTTGATGACTTCGATTCCTGGTGTTTTTGCGGGTGGGGATGCAATAAGAGGAGAAGCAACCGTAATCTTAGCAATGGGAGACGGAAGAAAAGCAGCAAAAGCAATACACGAATACTTGCAGAGGAAAAGCGAAAATGCTTGA
- a CDS encoding ABC transporter ATP-binding protein, with protein sequence MPEPILQVRNLTVHFYTYAGIVKAIERVSFDVYRGETFALVGETGCGKSVTSRALTQLIESPGRIVEGEVLYHKEDGTVVDLLKLNEEQIREIRGNEIAYIFQDPHASLDPLYTVGYQIAEAMEVHGKVESIKEGIKKAVDILRSVLIPDPENRVKNYPHELSGGMKQRVVIGIGIANNPKILIADEPTTALDVTVQAQILDLINQLKEKYKATVILITHNLGVVAETADRVAVMYAGKIVEIGSVEQIFKNPLHPYTKGLLKAVPNPMTKIERLEAIPGTVPNLITPPSGCRFHPRCPFATEVCKRKVPELKEMEDGHFVACHLY encoded by the coding sequence ATGCCTGAACCAATTTTGCAAGTTAGAAACCTAACCGTTCACTTTTACACTTACGCCGGAATAGTTAAGGCAATAGAAAGAGTTTCATTTGATGTGTACAGGGGTGAAACTTTCGCATTGGTTGGAGAAACAGGCTGTGGAAAGAGCGTAACCTCAAGGGCATTAACTCAGCTGATTGAGAGTCCAGGAAGGATCGTTGAGGGTGAGGTACTGTATCATAAGGAAGATGGTACAGTCGTTGATCTCCTCAAACTTAATGAAGAGCAGATCAGGGAAATTAGGGGGAATGAAATAGCTTACATCTTCCAGGATCCTCATGCTTCACTTGATCCTCTTTACACAGTAGGTTATCAAATAGCCGAGGCAATGGAAGTTCATGGAAAGGTTGAGAGCATAAAAGAGGGAATTAAAAAAGCTGTTGACATTTTAAGATCCGTTCTTATCCCCGATCCAGAAAATAGGGTCAAGAATTATCCTCATGAGCTGAGCGGTGGAATGAAGCAGAGAGTGGTTATTGGAATTGGAATCGCAAACAATCCAAAGATTCTCATTGCCGATGAGCCTACAACGGCTTTGGATGTTACAGTCCAAGCCCAGATCCTTGACTTGATTAACCAGCTTAAGGAAAAATACAAAGCAACGGTCATTTTGATCACACATAACTTAGGTGTTGTTGCCGAAACTGCCGACAGAGTAGCTGTGATGTATGCTGGAAAGATAGTTGAGATTGGTTCAGTGGAGCAGATCTTCAAGAATCCTTTACATCCATACACCAAGGGTCTTCTTAAGGCTGTGCCAAATCCAATGACAAAGATTGAGCGCTTAGAGGCTATTCCCGGAACAGTGCCGAATCTGATAACACCGCCGAGTGGCTGCAGATTCCATCCGAGATGTCCATTTGCAACAGAGGTGTGCAAGCGTAAAGTACCTGAGCTGAAAGAAATGGAAGATGGGCATTTTGTAGCATGTCACCTTTACTGA
- a CDS encoding signal recognition particle protein Srp19 has translation MRKFVVWAGELDARLSRKYGREVSKNLAVESPKLDEIIEAAKTLGMKIVKVEWDKLNPRVSGLDETLRAKGMLVIESKYGKSKSLRLIAQKIREFRKSKRRKK, from the coding sequence ATGAGAAAGTTCGTGGTATGGGCAGGTGAACTGGATGCAAGGTTGTCAAGGAAATATGGAAGGGAAGTTTCTAAAAACTTAGCAGTTGAGTCCCCCAAACTTGATGAGATTATTGAAGCAGCTAAAACCCTTGGTATGAAGATCGTTAAAGTTGAATGGGACAAGCTAAATCCCCGTGTATCAGGATTAGACGAGACCCTTCGAGCAAAGGGGATGCTCGTTATTGAAAGCAAGTATGGAAAGTCAAAAAGCCTAAGGCTAATTGCTCAAAAGATTAGGGAATTTAGGAAGTCTAAGAGGAGGAAAAAGTAG
- a CDS encoding tRNA (adenine-N1)-methyltransferase — MIAEDEKVLLVDPRGKRYLITAKKQEFHTDLGKINLSEIIGKKFGDVIESHKGYKFKILKPRIIDFIDKMKRGPQIIHPKDAAQIVAFAGISPGDFIVEAGVGSGALTLFLANIVGPNGKIVSYEVREDFARLAWKNIEWAGFDDRVTIKLKSIYDGIDEKDVDHIILDLPQPERVVEHAVEALKPGGYFVAYTPCINQVARLYEKLREFREHFMRPKTIECLVREQEVREECIRPRTRMIAHTGYITFARKI; from the coding sequence GTGATAGCAGAGGATGAAAAAGTTCTGCTGGTTGATCCAAGAGGAAAAAGATATCTAATAACTGCAAAGAAGCAGGAGTTTCATACTGATCTGGGGAAGATAAACCTTAGTGAAATAATTGGGAAAAAGTTTGGGGATGTTATCGAATCACATAAGGGATATAAGTTCAAAATTTTGAAGCCCAGAATAATTGATTTCATTGATAAAATGAAGCGCGGCCCTCAGATAATCCATCCCAAGGATGCAGCCCAAATTGTTGCTTTTGCAGGAATCTCCCCAGGGGATTTTATAGTGGAAGCTGGAGTCGGAAGCGGTGCGTTGACTCTTTTCTTGGCAAACATAGTTGGACCTAACGGAAAAATAGTCAGTTATGAGGTTAGAGAGGACTTTGCAAGGCTTGCATGGAAAAACATTGAATGGGCAGGTTTTGATGACAGGGTTACTATAAAGCTCAAGAGCATTTACGATGGAATAGACGAGAAAGATGTTGATCACATAATTCTTGACTTGCCTCAGCCAGAGAGGGTTGTTGAGCACGCTGTAGAAGCATTAAAGCCTGGAGGATATTTTGTGGCATACACTCCATGTATAAACCAAGTTGCTCGCCTTTATGAAAAGCTGAGAGAGTTCAGGGAGCATTTCATGAGACCCAAAACTATTGAATGCTTAGTTAGAGAGCAGGAAGTTAGGGAAGAATGCATAAGGCCAAGAACAAGGATGATTGCACACACAGGATACATAACATTTGCGAGAAAGATTTAG
- a CDS encoding DUF7132 family protein — translation MRTLKEWDVKVKLVRTKRGAILHKIELSENHFFLEQNPLKDSKYGVAYRKIKNKFPEFYMFWEIKNNRYTGRLLVGSFLEKEEIDEFITLLAQSEEFKKFEHILEEIEEEEKE, via the coding sequence GTGAGAACTCTAAAAGAATGGGATGTTAAAGTCAAGCTTGTGAGAACTAAGCGCGGAGCAATCCTCCATAAGATCGAGCTTTCTGAAAACCATTTCTTCCTTGAGCAGAACCCACTTAAGGATTCTAAGTATGGCGTTGCCTATAGGAAAATCAAAAACAAATTCCCCGAATTCTACATGTTCTGGGAGATTAAGAATAACCGCTATACTGGAAGGCTTTTAGTTGGTTCATTCCTTGAGAAAGAGGAAATTGACGAATTCATAACTCTTCTTGCACAAAGCGAGGAGTTCAAGAAGTTCGAGCACATCCTTGAGGAGATCGAAGAGGAAGAAAAGGAATAG
- a CDS encoding DUF257 family protein, whose translation MEIHSIGKFLKGHVRGGDVVLIEYPSAYPFEDLVWGEIIPEISHDNQIVVDDFFGIGDLSFRNYIRKISPKDYRRIIEITKHIKVIKIGPGRASYGSIVDEIPLTYEISEFMKNYYDAIRKALVDSIKPLYFLSFGLSEYFYFGKERAIQAILFSRSNLPVEDWTSIYLINKNLVEMPQLAILEDISAWIIDINQEEEYIVKIKKGNGEKK comes from the coding sequence ATGGAAATTCACTCAATTGGAAAGTTTCTAAAAGGGCATGTGAGAGGAGGTGACGTTGTTTTAATAGAATACCCTAGTGCTTATCCCTTTGAAGACCTCGTGTGGGGAGAGATTATCCCCGAGATTTCTCACGACAATCAAATAGTTGTTGATGATTTCTTTGGTATTGGAGATTTAAGCTTTAGAAATTATATCAGGAAAATTTCTCCAAAGGATTACAGAAGAATCATCGAGATAACAAAGCATATAAAAGTGATCAAAATAGGCCCAGGAAGAGCAAGTTATGGATCAATCGTTGATGAAATTCCCCTAACATATGAAATATCCGAATTCATGAAAAATTATTACGACGCAATTAGAAAAGCTCTTGTAGATTCAATAAAACCACTTTATTTCCTGAGCTTTGGATTATCGGAGTACTTCTACTTTGGAAAGGAAAGGGCAATTCAGGCTATTTTATTCAGTAGAAGCAACCTCCCAGTAGAGGATTGGACCTCGATTTATTTGATAAATAAAAACTTGGTGGAAATGCCCCAGTTGGCAATTTTAGAAGACATCTCAGCATGGATCATCGACATAAACCAAGAAGAAGAGTACATAGTCAAGATCAAAAAGGGAAATGGTGAGAAAAAGTGA
- a CDS encoding Lrp/AsnC family transcriptional regulator, translating to MVRAYVLLTVEIGKVEKVIEELKRIPGVTKADAVTGPYDAIIHIEAADLGELTRKILHDIHNIDGVIDTTTAIVVELEEE from the coding sequence ATGGTTAGGGCATATGTTTTACTGACAGTTGAAATTGGAAAAGTTGAGAAAGTTATAGAAGAGCTCAAAAGGATTCCCGGAGTTACAAAGGCAGATGCTGTCACTGGACCATATGATGCAATAATACACATTGAGGCAGCAGACCTTGGAGAACTCACGAGAAAAATCCTACATGATATACACAACATTGATGGTGTAATTGACACCACAACAGCGATAGTTGTTGAGTTAGAGGAAGAGTGA
- a CDS encoding ABC transporter substrate-binding protein: MKKALSALFLIAILGFAVVASGCIGGEKTTTTPTSTQATTQTTTQTSTASSPTKTTTQTQAPKPKGITPAILELDKVAVIETDKSVIVVGPKGENPTVSLPSGKKVIRVSYVVDEANTPDIKKLMEEGQGFGAIDPAFFRNTNVDALVIAARRQTDPAIRTELFKALYILGNYYVPEVIIGQNRQLRVYWSWVKGRYYHPTLPERYDLLWEDPNAPSVSIGIGEYKNDAETYVIGTIGWPESFDPAWTYETFGWEIWHEIGDTLVTYWKDETEEVSPDLAVAWAHNEDGTEWYFVIRGGVKAYDPWNDKTYPIDATDVAFTFWRVQRLGHSVSWMVSEFMDVNKSQALTEQDFENILKSEKLIAEYKGKTVEVKSLDDLLKLFGYSGKTAGVFKLVLPHPYAPVLNILADPFLSVVPMEYLLGDKYEEALKASDNGKNPSAWAKYVQEGEQDPTHQLMHKKPVGTGPYYVKEYQENSYIVLELNPYYWNKDIWNNIKPLHKRVIYVINNDAVSRIQLFQTGTVDTVATPPERINDVKGLKLDGFESIVQTDLLQPILTFIVFNTYKEPFNNVKVRQALAYAIPYDQIAQTVYSGLLERNWGPIPKPWPGYTEQGIIKYDYNLAKAQQLLKESGIDPTKYKIELIYNAGNSAREKIMTLLQNVWSQLGFQVTVASYEWPVYLGKVSKGDFDVYVVGWVPDYLDSDNWVGPFLYGATKFKELNVEVSG; encoded by the coding sequence ATGAAGAAGGCACTATCAGCATTGTTTTTAATTGCAATTTTGGGTTTTGCAGTAGTTGCCAGCGGCTGTATTGGGGGAGAAAAAACAACAACTACCCCCACTTCAACTCAAGCTACAACCCAGACCACAACACAAACCTCAACAGCATCCTCTCCGACTAAAACTACAACCCAGACTCAAGCTCCAAAGCCGAAGGGGATAACACCTGCGATTCTTGAGCTTGATAAGGTAGCAGTGATTGAGACTGATAAATCAGTAATTGTTGTTGGTCCAAAGGGTGAGAACCCAACTGTCTCATTGCCAAGCGGTAAAAAGGTAATTAGGGTAAGCTACGTTGTTGATGAAGCCAACACTCCTGACATTAAGAAGCTTATGGAAGAGGGACAGGGTTTTGGAGCAATAGACCCAGCATTCTTTAGAAATACAAACGTTGATGCTCTTGTTATTGCCGCAAGAAGGCAAACCGATCCTGCTATAAGAACCGAGCTGTTTAAGGCTCTCTACATATTGGGGAACTACTATGTGCCCGAGGTAATTATCGGGCAGAACAGACAGCTTCGTGTTTACTGGAGCTGGGTTAAGGGAAGATACTACCACCCAACCCTTCCAGAAAGGTATGATCTCCTCTGGGAGGATCCAAATGCCCCAAGTGTCAGCATAGGAATTGGAGAATATAAGAACGATGCCGAGACATATGTCATAGGAACGATTGGATGGCCAGAGAGCTTTGATCCAGCTTGGACCTATGAGACCTTCGGATGGGAAATCTGGCACGAAATTGGCGATACTCTTGTTACATACTGGAAGGATGAGACAGAAGAGGTTTCACCAGATTTGGCAGTTGCATGGGCACACAACGAAGATGGTACAGAGTGGTACTTTGTCATTAGGGGCGGTGTTAAGGCTTACGACCCATGGAACGACAAGACCTATCCAATTGACGCAACAGATGTTGCATTTACATTCTGGCGTGTCCAAAGATTGGGGCACAGCGTTTCATGGATGGTTTCAGAGTTTATGGATGTCAACAAGTCACAAGCATTGACAGAGCAGGACTTCGAGAATATTCTCAAGAGTGAGAAGCTCATTGCAGAATACAAAGGTAAGACCGTTGAAGTGAAGTCACTGGATGATTTGCTTAAGCTGTTTGGCTACAGCGGAAAGACTGCGGGAGTATTCAAGCTTGTTCTGCCGCATCCATATGCTCCAGTCCTTAACATCCTTGCAGATCCGTTCCTCTCAGTGGTTCCAATGGAGTACTTGCTTGGTGACAAGTATGAAGAGGCATTAAAAGCATCAGACAACGGTAAGAACCCAAGTGCATGGGCAAAGTACGTGCAAGAGGGAGAACAGGATCCAACACACCAGCTCATGCACAAGAAGCCAGTTGGAACTGGGCCATATTATGTTAAAGAGTACCAAGAGAACTCATACATCGTCCTTGAGCTCAATCCATATTACTGGAATAAGGACATATGGAACAACATAAAGCCCCTCCACAAGAGGGTTATCTACGTCATAAACAACGATGCCGTTTCAAGAATCCAGCTCTTCCAGACAGGAACAGTTGATACGGTTGCAACACCACCAGAAAGAATAAACGATGTTAAGGGCTTGAAGCTTGATGGCTTTGAATCAATAGTGCAGACTGACTTACTGCAGCCAATCCTCACATTCATAGTATTCAACACCTATAAGGAGCCCTTCAACAACGTTAAGGTCAGGCAAGCTTTGGCTTATGCAATCCCATACGATCAGATTGCCCAGACGGTCTACTCAGGTTTGCTTGAGAGGAACTGGGGCCCAATTCCAAAGCCGTGGCCAGGCTATACAGAGCAGGGAATAATCAAATATGATTACAACCTGGCAAAGGCGCAGCAGCTCCTGAAGGAATCTGGCATTGATCCAACCAAATACAAGATTGAACTCATCTACAACGCTGGAAACTCAGCACGTGAAAAGATAATGACCCTCCTCCAGAACGTCTGGAGCCAGCTTGGCTTCCAAGTTACAGTGGCAAGCTATGAGTGGCCAGTCTACTTAGGAAAGGTCAGCAAGGGCGACTTTGATGTCTACGTCGTCGGTTGGGTTCCAGACTACCTTGACTCAGACAACTGGGTTGGGCCATTCCTCTACGGTGCAACCAAGTTCAAAGAGCTTAATGTTGAAGTTTCAGGCTGA
- a CDS encoding ABC transporter permease, giving the protein MADLKKFLIRRILTFIPTIVGVTIIVFLIAYVIPADPAKAWAGGEKASPEAVERIKERYHLNEPWYDQYWFLIKGLATNTLIDPRTSNPVFDDIKDRFPVTFQLAIIAFTFTILIGIPLGLISALKRNTWIDTLVRIFALIGVSTPVFWLGYLLLFVFFVKFRITNLAGVPPAPPVQITHIPIIDSLLTGNFTLFKQHLARFWLPGFVLGFMGTGVLARFVRNSFLEALSGDYIQFLKAKGVPKLRMYRHALKNALVPIVTVLGLQFGGLLAGTPITETVFALPGMGRYAILSIQNLDFPAVVAITFIYAIIYVTANLVVDILYAVIDPRVRY; this is encoded by the coding sequence ATGGCTGATCTCAAGAAGTTCTTAATCAGAAGGATTCTAACATTCATTCCGACAATAGTTGGGGTCACAATAATTGTATTTTTAATAGCATATGTAATTCCAGCAGATCCCGCTAAAGCTTGGGCTGGGGGTGAAAAAGCATCTCCAGAGGCTGTTGAAAGAATCAAGGAAAGATATCACTTAAATGAGCCGTGGTATGATCAGTACTGGTTTTTGATAAAAGGTTTGGCAACAAACACCCTGATTGATCCAAGAACTTCAAATCCCGTGTTTGATGATATTAAAGACCGTTTTCCCGTGACATTTCAGCTGGCTATAATTGCGTTCACATTCACGATATTAATTGGAATTCCTCTTGGTTTGATATCTGCATTGAAGCGTAACACATGGATAGATACCCTTGTTAGGATTTTTGCCCTCATTGGAGTTTCGACACCAGTTTTCTGGTTGGGCTATCTACTTCTGTTTGTGTTCTTTGTGAAGTTTAGGATAACGAACTTAGCTGGAGTTCCCCCAGCGCCGCCAGTTCAAATTACCCACATACCTATAATTGATTCCCTCCTTACTGGAAACTTCACCCTTTTCAAGCAACATTTGGCAAGATTTTGGCTTCCAGGGTTTGTGCTTGGATTTATGGGTACGGGTGTGCTGGCAAGGTTTGTCAGAAACTCCTTCCTTGAAGCCCTTAGCGGTGATTATATCCAATTCCTGAAAGCTAAGGGGGTTCCAAAGCTGAGGATGTACAGACATGCCCTCAAGAACGCCTTAGTTCCAATCGTTACAGTTCTTGGTCTTCAGTTTGGAGGCTTATTGGCTGGAACACCAATCACAGAGACTGTCTTTGCCCTACCAGGAATGGGTAGGTATGCTATACTCTCAATTCAGAACCTTGACTTTCCAGCAGTTGTGGCAATAACGTTCATCTACGCAATAATTTACGTTACCGCGAATTTGGTGGTTGATATACTCTATGCAGTAATCGATCCAAGGGTTAGATACTGA